Proteins co-encoded in one Papaver somniferum cultivar HN1 chromosome 5, ASM357369v1, whole genome shotgun sequence genomic window:
- the LOC113280323 gene encoding serpin-Z1C-like, with translation MYETIARCLGSQLDDDDHNRTQAIESEVLDGFAHCQSITSKVPSLLSKGFSSSLEINCQAIFTVFGKFHSVIPIGGVYVDANGVFDDMNFKLSDEIDGTLQTSSHYINDAVLSIIIILKEVQLQVLDYMKMDCQLFGVMSIHSDINIDGPRWLVILLSVGLCLHSCGVDKIEELLIASGASGETLEHILGFLNTENLDHLNSINSKLIESLCESRTEPKLSFVGGVWIEKSFPIKPSFEDVATSVYKAEAKTVDFKYKSKKVHKKLNKWVEKKTNGLIKNLLPDGVVDEHTKFILANALYFKGCWSRNPFDQNLTKESEFYLLEGDKTLQVPFMSSNARQYITCYDSFKILKLPCECSGTHINARGPSFSMYIILPEQRDGPCELIEEANFNPSGFLHTYVPVSQSLVPPREFKVPKFKILFDFEASRVLMEMGMVLPFDLFQAELTEMSTTRNSNKIHVDKVFHKCFVEVDEKGTEDVASTAVKVQRLRYAKMPCKPPRLVDFVEDHPFMFIIRDEQSGVVFFMEHVLNPLLISR, from the exons ATGTATGAAACTATTGCAAGATGTCTAG GGTCTCAACTTGATGATGATGACCATAACAGAACTCAAGCTATTGAATCTGAAGTTTTAGATGGATTTGCTCACTGTCAATCCATTACCAGCAAAGTGCCATCTCTCCTGAGTAAGGGTTTTAGCAGTTCTCTGGAGATTAATTGTCAAGCAATATTCACTGTTTTTGGCAAGTTTCACAGTGTTATTCCGATCGGGGGTGTTTACGTGGACGCCAATGGAGTCTTCGATGATATGAATTTCAAGTTGTCAGACGAAATTGACGGAACTCTCCAAACAAG TTCTCATTACATTAATGATGCCGTGCTTTCTATTATTATAATTTTGAAAGAAGTTCAGTTGCAAGTGCTTGATTATATGAAGATGGATTGTCAATTATTTGGGGTAATGAGTATTCATAGTGATATTAATATAGATGGTCCTCGCTGGCTAGTAATTCTTCTGAGTGTTGGCCTTTGCCTGCATTCTTGTGGGGTTGATAAGATAGAGGAGCT CTTAATAGCTTCTGGAGCAAGTGGTGAAACGTTAGAACATATATTAGGCTTCCTCAACACTGAAAACCTCGACCATCTGAATTCTATTAACTCTAAACTCATTGAATCGTTATGCGAATCACGAACTGAACCCAAACTCTCTTTTGTTGGCGGCGTTTGGATTGAAAAATCTTTTCCTATCAAACCTTCATTCGAAGATGTTGCCACCTCAGTATATAAAGCAGAAGCCAAAACTGTGGATTTCAAATACAAG AGCAAAAAGGTGCATAAGAAGTTGAATAAGTGggttgaaaagaaaacaaatggaTTAATTAAAAATCTTCTTCCTGATGGAGTAGTCGATGAACATACAAAATTTATATTGGCGAATGCACTCTATTTCAAAGGATGTTGGAGTCGAAATCCGTTTGATCAAAATCTAACAAAGGAATCCGAGTTCTATCTCCTGGAAGGGGATAAAACACTACAAGTTCCTTTCATGTCGTCCAATGCAAGACAATATATTACTTGTTATGACAGCTTCAAAATCCTTAAACTCCCGTGCGAATGTTCAGGAACACACATAAATGCTCGTGGTCCAAGTTTTTCCATGTATATAATTTTACCTGAACAACGAGATGGGCCTTGTGAACTTATAGAAGAGGCGAATTTTAATCCCTCTGGTTTTCTGCATACATATGTCCCAGTCAGCCAAAGTTTGGTGCCACCGAGAGAATTTAAGGTTCCGAAATTCAAGATCCTTTTTGATTTTGAAGCATCAAGAGTACTCATGGAGATGGGTATGGTTTTGCCTTTTGATTTATTCCAAGCTGAGCTAACAGAGATGTCTACTACTAGGAACTCTAATAAGATTCAtgtcgacaaagtttttcacaagTGTTTCGTTGAAGTTGATGAAAAAGGAACTGAAGATGTTGCTTCTACTGCTGTTAAGGTGCAGAGATTGCGTTACGCGAAGATGCCTTGTAAACCTCCTCGTCTTGTTGATTTTGTGGAAGATCATCCATTCATGTTCATTATTAGAGACGAGCAAAGTGGTGTAGTGTTTTTCATGGAGCATGTCCTTAATCCTTTGTTAATTTCGCGATGA